The Paenibacillus beijingensis nucleotide sequence ATTCAGCACCGTTTCGGAAGTATCGGTGTTCCGTCGGATAAAGATGTACTTTTCGATATTTTCCGATATACTCGCCTTTCTCATTGATGACAAAAGCGGTATCATACAAAACACCGGTTTTGAGCTCATCTTTTTCTACGATATTTCCGATAATAGCCGTCTGATATTGCTTTGCTTTGATGGCTAATCGTTCCACCGTCGGACCCGGTATTGTCTCCGCCAATGTATAGAATTCGTCTTGAATCAGATCGAAGTTATATCCTGTCGAAAATAGCTCCGGAAAACAAATGATGTCCGTCTCTTGACCGATTTGATCGATATAATATTCCGCTTTTTGAATATTGCTTTCGATATCTTTAATGACGGAATCCATTTGCACAAGCCCTACATTTAGTTGTGTCATCTAATTCCCTCCATACATGAGTCTGATTAAGCCTCGAATTTTACATAAACTTCATCCCTAAGGTCGTAATCTGCGCTGGGCCAACATCAATAGAAACCGTATCTGTATGCGCAATGGGTTGAATGATTTCTTCAAGAACGTTGCTTGTATAGACTTCCTTGATGGACGCGTTGACTTTAATTGCTATTTCCGATTCTTCCACTATCATATTGAACCAACGGATGATTAAATCGTCCGTCTGATCGTTTATTTTCATACTCGAAAAAGCGATACCCTCTCCGCTCCACTCCAGAAGTCCAAAATCGGCCGGCAGCTTTCCTGAATGAACCCCGGTTTGCTGCACAGTCCATGGAATCTGGAACTGGTAGGCCTCCACAAAGGCTCCGGAACGTACACCATCAATCGGATGCGGAATAATTTCAAACTCGGCGGTCTGCTCGCCCAAACATTGCGCCTCCGGTGTTGGGAACACTCCCCAATCCCCGAGTTCACCGACCGAGCGTAATAAAGTTAAAGCAATCGTGTTGCGCCCGTCTCTTAAAATTTCGTATTCATTCAGCCCAAGGTTGGCAATCGTCAGTCCTGCCCTCTCATCACTCACATCGACAAATGCTTGCTGGTGTTGGCAATTGCTTGGGTTTTCCCATTCCGGGGCCGGCTGGATATTTCTCTGGGCCACCTCAAAAATCGAATCAACCGAGCATACATCCGTTTTCAAATCAACAGGAAACAAGACGCGCAATCGATGATCCGTTGCCTTGTTGTCAAAAGCTGTTTTTACCTTCACCCCTTTGCCGCCCTTTTCCAGGCTGACACGAGTGACGATCTTAAGCGGCACCGTTTCTTCGACGCGCTGCGCCTTTCGTTCTTTGAACAAAACCATTTGGCTGATTTCGGTTTGCAATACCTCGTTGGCGCCTTTTGGAATGGCTAATTCATGGATGATTTCAAAGGAAGCACGATAGGGGTGATCCTCGATAAGGCTAATCGCGGCTTTCAGGCCTTTCGTTGTGATTGCACTCTCCCCGTCAGGTTGTTTAAATACATACTCATTTCCAATATCACCTACATCCTCGTAAGCTAAAAGTTCCGAAAACGTATGTCCGCTTTGTTTTTCCGTAATGACTAACCGGCCATCTTCGGATATGGCCACTTTTAACCATTCGTTTTCCATTTCCCGTTCCCCGCTTACTAGAGAGGAATTAGGTACAGCCTCTGAATGAGCGGCATCCGAGCGGACCGGATTTTTTATCCATGCATACGTCTTAAACCCGAGAGCGGGTACATCCTCTGCTGCAAATGTAAGCTTATGTTTGCGGGCCATATAAGGCTGGCGGAACCGCTCCTCCGGAAGATCATAGCCAAATTGCACTCCCAGGTCTTCCATGACAGAAGAGATTTTATTGCCGTGACGATCCACCAGAATCCAGTCCTCATCGCTCTCTTTCTGTAACTCCTCTACAACGAGAGCGGGGACTTTTCCGTCAATCGGCAAACGCTTGATTTCCAATACGACAGAAACAACACCTGTTCGCACCCAGCCGCTCGTATTAAAAACGGAGAACGGCACAGCCTCTGCGGAAAATTCCGTAAAAACATCGGACTGGATATGCCGGGTGATCGCTTTTAAACTTTCTTCAACAATTACTTCTGCAACATGGAGACTTTTATCGAAACGGGTCATCATTTCCCGGTGGACCTCGTCAATACTGCAGCCGCAAATGCTGTCGTGCGGATGATTCTGCATTAACGTTTTCCATGCATACGTAAACAAATGGTGAGGGTAACGCTGCCCAAGAAGATGAGCAAATGCGGCCAAAGGCTCGGCCACCTTCTCCAGCATAGCCTGGCCGATCTGGTTCTTTTGTTTCATATAAACTCTGGCTGAAGCCGTGTTGACTAAAGAAAACCATCCATCCGTATGTTGGCTCCGCAATTCCCCTTTCACGACAGATAAATGGCTTGGCAGCGACGGCTTAACCTGTTCAATATAGCGTTCAAAGCTGGAATGGACGAATTGAACATCGGGCAATACTTTTCTTGCTGTTGTCAGCGCAGCAGTCAAGTCCGTTTGAACGGGTTGATGGTCACAGCCGTTCATGAATAATAAATGAGGGGTGGAAGCGTACCGCTTTGCATCCTCAATTCTTTTCTCCCAATAACCTAAAGCTTCTTCCTCTTCTGCCGGCACTTCCATTCCATTGTGGTACCAGTTAGCAAACAGGATTCCTAGAACAGAGGACCCATCCGGGGATTGCCATATCATCTCTGAAAACGGTGACTCAAAATGGTTTGTTTGATCCTCCACCGCATTATTGAATCCTGTCGGCTTTACCCCCCGTCCAAATACGGCGGTATCAATTCCAGCCTGCCGCAATATCTGTGCGGCCTGTCCCATATTCCCGAAGGAGTCCGGGAAATACCCCAGTTTTGATACAACATTGCCATACTGTCTGGCATCTTGAAATCCGG carries:
- a CDS encoding alpha-mannosidase, which gives rise to MNNRFVCHLISHTHWDREWYLPYEKHHVRLIRLMDELLDLLEKDAGFNSFHLDGQTIILEDYLQVRPEMRGKLVQYIKEGRLHIGPWYILQDEFLTSSEANIRNLMTGFQDARQYGNVVSKLGYFPDSFGNMGQAAQILRQAGIDTAVFGRGVKPTGFNNAVEDQTNHFESPFSEMIWQSPDGSSVLGILFANWYHNGMEVPAEEEEALGYWEKRIEDAKRYASTPHLLFMNGCDHQPVQTDLTAALTTARKVLPDVQFVHSSFERYIEQVKPSLPSHLSVVKGELRSQHTDGWFSLVNTASARVYMKQKNQIGQAMLEKVAEPLAAFAHLLGQRYPHHLFTYAWKTLMQNHPHDSICGCSIDEVHREMMTRFDKSLHVAEVIVEESLKAITRHIQSDVFTEFSAEAVPFSVFNTSGWVRTGVVSVVLEIKRLPIDGKVPALVVEELQKESDEDWILVDRHGNKISSVMEDLGVQFGYDLPEERFRQPYMARKHKLTFAAEDVPALGFKTYAWIKNPVRSDAAHSEAVPNSSLVSGEREMENEWLKVAISEDGRLVITEKQSGHTFSELLAYEDVGDIGNEYVFKQPDGESAITTKGLKAAISLIEDHPYRASFEIIHELAIPKGANEVLQTEISQMVLFKERKAQRVEETVPLKIVTRVSLEKGGKGVKVKTAFDNKATDHRLRVLFPVDLKTDVCSVDSIFEVAQRNIQPAPEWENPSNCQHQQAFVDVSDERAGLTIANLGLNEYEILRDGRNTIALTLLRSVGELGDWGVFPTPEAQCLGEQTAEFEIIPHPIDGVRSGAFVEAYQFQIPWTVQQTGVHSGKLPADFGLLEWSGEGIAFSSMKINDQTDDLIIRWFNMIVEESEIAIKVNASIKEVYTSNVLEEIIQPIAHTDTVSIDVGPAQITTLGMKFM